A genomic segment from Helicobacter sp. NHP19-012 encodes:
- the fabG gene encoding 3-oxoacyl-ACP reductase FabG has product MEFSGQNVLITGAARGIGRAIALLLANYSHKEGGRLKVWINYRSNPESADSLKAEIEGMGGRVALVKFDVTDEKAFIEGIQTIVDADGGLSYLVNNAGIVLDKLALRMKTEEFMQVLDTNLKSVFVGCREALKVMAKQRFGSVVNISSVIAERGNIGQVNYAASKGGILSMTKSFAYEGAMRNVRFNCITPGFIDTDMTHLEASVKEAYLKNIPLARLGVPKEVAGAVAFLLSDLASYITGEVLKVNGGLYM; this is encoded by the coding sequence GTGGAATTTAGCGGACAAAATGTCTTGATCACGGGGGCGGCTCGGGGGATCGGGCGTGCCATTGCGCTGTTGCTAGCAAATTACAGCCACAAAGAGGGGGGGCGTTTAAAGGTGTGGATCAACTACCGCTCTAACCCCGAAAGTGCCGACAGCTTGAAGGCTGAGATCGAGGGCATGGGCGGCAGGGTCGCTTTGGTGAAGTTTGATGTTACGGATGAAAAGGCTTTCATTGAGGGCATCCAAACGATTGTGGATGCCGACGGGGGCTTAAGCTATTTAGTCAACAACGCCGGCATTGTGTTAGACAAACTCGCTTTACGCATGAAAACCGAAGAGTTCATGCAAGTCTTAGATACGAATTTAAAATCCGTGTTTGTCGGGTGCCGAGAAGCCCTAAAGGTGATGGCAAAACAACGCTTTGGGAGTGTGGTGAATATCTCATCTGTGATCGCCGAAAGGGGCAATATAGGGCAGGTCAATTATGCCGCCAGCAAGGGAGGGATTTTATCCATGACGAAGTCCTTTGCTTACGAGGGGGCGATGCGCAATGTCCGCTTTAATTGCATCACCCCAGGCTTCATCGACACGGACATGACGCATTTAGAGGCGAGCGTGAAAGAGGCGTATTTAAAAAACATCCCCCTAGCCAGACTAGGCGTGCCTAAAGAGGTCGCCGGGGCTGTGGCGTTCTTACTCAGCGACCTGGCTAGCTACATCACGGGTGAGGTCTTGAAGGTCAATGGCGGCTTGTATATGTAG
- a CDS encoding sulfatase-like hydrolase/transferase: MSLTLQRSLTQPNLFVFDDVISPFANTYAVFQVLLNYSDRENAKIPWYQQKNLGSVFKAADYSTFWLDAQDDLENNPSFSLWSYPFNKRYWSNGPTDVPNASLDEWLIKAFNERAKSQLTSKNFLLFHLFGSHYTYASRFPKDFAKFTPKDIPYQGLHVKNEKDKQVVADYVDSLYYTDHS; encoded by the coding sequence ATTTCGCTTACCCTACAGCGTAGCTTAACACAGCCTAATCTCTTCGTCTTTGATGATGTCATCTCTCCCTTTGCCAACACTTACGCCGTTTTTCAAGTCCTCTTAAATTACAGCGATAGAGAAAACGCCAAAATCCCTTGGTACCAACAAAAGAATTTAGGCAGTGTCTTTAAGGCAGCAGATTATTCCACATTTTGGTTAGACGCACAAGACGATTTAGAAAATAACCCTTCGTTTTCCCTTTGGTCCTACCCCTTTAACAAGCGTTATTGGAGCAATGGTCCGACAGATGTGCCCAACGCCAGCCTAGATGAGTGGCTCATTAAAGCGTTTAACGAGCGGGCTAAAAGCCAACTGACTTCTAAAAACTTTTTACTATTCCATCTCTTTGGAAGCCATTACACTTACGCCAGCCGCTTCCCTAAAGACTTTGCTAAATTTACCCCCAAAGACATCCCTTATCAAGGCTTGCATGTTAAAAATGAAAAAGATAAACAAGTTGTGGCGGACTATGTCGATTCCCTTTACTACACCGACCATAGCTAA
- the rpsU gene encoding 30S ribosomal protein S21 — MPGIKVRETDSFDEAYRRFKKQTDRNLVVTECRARRFFESKTEKRKKQKINAKKKILKRLYMLRRYESKL, encoded by the coding sequence ATGCCCGGGATCAAGGTGCGCGAAACAGATAGTTTTGATGAGGCTTATCGGCGTTTTAAAAAGCAGACAGATCGCAATTTAGTGGTGACTGAATGCCGTGCAAGACGCTTTTTTGAGTCCAAAACCGAGAAACGCAAGAAACAAAAAATCAACGCGAAAAAGAAAATCCTTAAACGCTTGTATATGCTAAGACGCTACGAGTCTAAGCTCTAA
- a CDS encoding acetyl-CoA carboxylase produces the protein MHEVISPIPGTFYRKPNPDAAPFVEVGSQVEPDTTLCLVEVMKTFNEIKAGVAGKIIEIKAENEQFVNPGDVLFVVG, from the coding sequence ATGCACGAAGTCATTAGCCCCATACCCGGGACCTTTTATCGAAAGCCCAACCCCGATGCCGCCCCCTTTGTGGAAGTGGGCTCACAAGTAGAGCCCGACACCACGCTCTGCCTTGTAGAGGTGATGAAAACCTTTAACGAGATCAAAGCTGGCGTGGCGGGCAAGATTATAGAAATTAAGGCTGAAAACGAGCAGTTTGTAAATCCGGGCGATGTGCTCTTTGTGGTGGGCTAA
- a CDS encoding acetyl-CoA carboxylase biotin carboxylase subunit: MAYTPRKIFKVLVANRGEIAVRIIQAAHELDMQAVAIYTDADAGNLACQLADESYRVGENLAYKSYLNIENVLKIAKEAKVDAIHPGYGFLSENAEFAKRVEEAGIIFVGPSSETIATMGDKAKALEQAKKSQVPTMPSTPVLQDLKQALEQAQHIGYPLLIKAVAGGGGKGIRFVENEKGLKEQFSVAVAEATSAFGNGGVYLEKYLENAKHIEVQVLGDGNKVIHLYDRECSMQRRRQKVLEEAPSPSLDSQTREALCACALRMAKEVGYKGAGTLEFLYDSQSKGFYFLEMNTRIQVEHAITELVTGVDLVRQMLRIADGEPLAYKQSDISLRGHSIEVRINAEDPQNKFFPSPGQITKLQCPTGSGIRLDSMLFSGRTIPPFYDSLVAKLIVYDQTRPLALSKLKRALDEFKIEGVKTTIGLFKELIKHERVQAGDYSIHFLEDYIGGKHGI; encoded by the coding sequence ATGGCTTACACACCACGCAAGATATTTAAGGTGCTCGTGGCTAATCGGGGGGAGATTGCCGTAAGGATTATCCAAGCCGCCCACGAATTAGACATGCAGGCGGTGGCGATTTACACGGATGCGGATGCGGGCAATTTGGCATGCCAGCTTGCCGATGAGAGTTATAGAGTGGGGGAGAATTTAGCCTATAAGAGCTATTTAAACATTGAAAATGTCTTAAAAATTGCCAAAGAGGCAAAGGTCGATGCAATCCACCCGGGCTATGGGTTTTTGAGCGAAAATGCTGAATTTGCCAAGAGAGTTGAAGAAGCGGGCATTATTTTTGTGGGTCCCAGTAGTGAAACCATCGCCACAATGGGCGATAAAGCCAAAGCCCTAGAACAGGCGAAAAAAAGCCAAGTGCCGACCATGCCAAGCACCCCCGTTTTGCAAGATTTAAAACAAGCCCTAGAGCAAGCGCAACACATCGGCTACCCCCTACTCATTAAAGCTGTTGCGGGGGGTGGGGGCAAGGGGATTAGATTTGTAGAAAATGAAAAGGGTTTAAAAGAACAATTTAGCGTGGCGGTGGCAGAAGCCACAAGTGCCTTTGGCAACGGGGGGGTGTATTTGGAAAAGTATTTAGAAAATGCCAAACACATAGAGGTGCAGGTGCTAGGCGATGGCAATAAAGTCATACACCTTTATGATCGTGAATGCTCCATGCAAAGGCGCAGGCAGAAAGTGTTAGAAGAAGCCCCAAGCCCAAGTTTAGACAGCCAAACGAGGGAGGCTCTGTGTGCGTGCGCCTTGCGTATGGCTAAGGAGGTGGGTTACAAGGGGGCGGGGACTTTGGAGTTTTTATACGACTCTCAAAGTAAGGGCTTTTACTTCCTAGAGATGAATACAAGGATACAAGTGGAGCACGCCATTACAGAGCTAGTGACGGGCGTAGATTTAGTGCGCCAAATGCTAAGAATTGCTGATGGCGAACCTTTGGCTTACAAGCAAAGCGACATCTCTTTAAGGGGGCATTCCATAGAGGTGCGCATCAACGCCGAAGACCCCCAAAATAAATTTTTCCCAAGCCCCGGGCAGATCACTAAATTACAATGCCCCACCGGCTCGGGCATTCGGCTAGATAGCATGCTCTTTAGCGGGCGCACCATCCCCCCTTTTTACGACTCGCTTGTGGCTAAACTCATCGTCTATGACCAAACCCGCCCCCTTGCTTTGAGTAAGCTCAAAAGGGCGTTGGATGAATTTAAGATTGAGGGGGTGAAGACCACGATTGGGCTATTTAAAGAACTCATCAAACACGAGCGGGTGCAGGCGGGCGATTACAGCATACACTTTTTAGAGGACTACATAGGAGGCAAGCATGGCATTTAG
- a CDS encoding sulfatase-like hydrolase/transferase, with protein MLGFSLILAFIDLFASHYCQMAFTPSLVGTILSTNPKESAEFFESVGKPHLDFVGLYWGVCVAFLYFVRLQVALTPPQSLKTFGVLFGLFWAHNIGAFYVKGWHGKLINPNIAMHTIPVVKEIYAFGATLTEYKQIKTIYTSLKQPLVKDYLSVDTDSVPNVVLIVGESVSRDFMGVYGYPVQNTPFLSGLIREREREREREGNFAYPTA; from the coding sequence ATGCTAGGGTTTAGCCTCATTCTTGCCTTCATAGATTTATTCGCCTCTCATTATTGCCAAATGGCTTTCACACCCTCTTTGGTCGGCACCATTTTAAGCACGAATCCTAAGGAGAGTGCCGAGTTTTTTGAGAGCGTAGGCAAACCCCATTTAGATTTTGTGGGGCTGTATTGGGGGGTTTGCGTGGCGTTTTTATATTTTGTGCGCTTGCAAGTGGCTTTAACCCCACCCCAAAGCCTGAAAACCTTTGGGGTGCTCTTTGGACTCTTTTGGGCGCATAATATCGGGGCGTTTTATGTAAAGGGGTGGCATGGGAAGTTGATTAACCCTAACATTGCAATGCATACAATCCCCGTTGTAAAGGAAATCTACGCATTTGGTGCCACTTTGACAGAATATAAGCAAATAAAGACCATTTACACAAGCCTAAAACAGCCACTTGTTAAAGACTACCTAAGCGTAGATACTGATAGTGTGCCCAATGTGGTTTTAATTGTGGGAGAGAGTGTATCTAGGGATTTTATGGGGGTTTATGGCTACCCTGTGCAAAACACGCCCTTTTTAAGTGGGCTTATAAGAGAGAGAGAGAGAGAGAGAGAGAGAGAAGGCAATTTCGCTTACCCTACAGCGTAG
- the accA gene encoding acetyl-CoA carboxylase carboxyl transferase subunit alpha, whose amino-acid sequence MAVYLDFENRIKGLQEDIEMATIRGDLDAKEILQRRLAKETNAVYSNLTDYQRLQLARHPDRPYAMDYIDLILTDKYELFGDRHFKDDKAIVCFVGKIEGVPVVVIAEEKGRGTKNKIMRNFGMPNPEGYRKALKSAKFAEKFNLPILMLVDTAGAYPGLGAEERGQSEAIARNLQEFATLKVPTISIIIGEGGSGGALAIAVADRLAMMEYAVFSVISPEGCAAILWNDPSKIEVAVKAMKITPFDLKKANLIDDIILEPERGAHRDKLQASQSIKDYFLQQLPLIQQSDFLTLRYEKLMSFGAFA is encoded by the coding sequence GTGGCTGTCTATTTAGATTTTGAGAACCGCATTAAGGGGTTGCAAGAGGATATCGAGATGGCGACTATTCGGGGGGACTTGGACGCAAAGGAAATTTTACAAAGGCGTCTAGCTAAAGAAACCAACGCCGTTTACTCCAACCTCACCGACTACCAACGCCTGCAACTCGCCCGCCACCCCGACCGCCCCTATGCGATGGACTACATCGACCTGATTTTAACCGACAAATACGAGCTCTTTGGCGACCGACATTTTAAAGATGATAAAGCCATTGTGTGCTTTGTGGGCAAGATCGAGGGCGTGCCGGTGGTGGTGATCGCTGAGGAAAAGGGGCGGGGGACCAAAAATAAAATCATGCGCAATTTTGGCATGCCAAACCCTGAGGGTTACCGCAAGGCCCTAAAAAGCGCAAAGTTTGCCGAGAAATTCAACCTACCCATTTTAATGTTGGTGGACACTGCGGGGGCTTACCCGGGGCTTGGGGCAGAAGAGCGCGGGCAGAGCGAGGCAATCGCTAGGAACTTGCAAGAATTTGCCACCTTGAAAGTCCCCACCATCTCCATCATCATCGGAGAGGGGGGCAGTGGGGGGGCTTTAGCCATTGCAGTGGCAGACAGGCTTGCCATGATGGAGTACGCCGTCTTTAGCGTGATTTCGCCCGAGGGCTGTGCGGCGATTTTATGGAACGACCCAAGCAAGATCGAGGTGGCGGTCAAAGCCATGAAAATCACCCCCTTTGACCTAAAAAAAGCCAACTTGATCGACGACATCATTTTAGAGCCTGAGAGGGGTGCGCACCGCGACAAGCTACAGGCCAGCCAATCTATTAAAGACTACTTCTTGCAACAACTCCCCCTGATCCAGCAGAGCGATTTTTTAACCCTGCGCTATGAAAAACTCATGTCCTTTGGAGCGTTTGCTTAA
- the pxpA gene encoding 5-oxoprolinase subunit PxpA: MKTEVDLNSDMGECFGPWVIGDGVDDKIMELISSCNIAAGFHASDPNIMRHSVENALKQGVAIGVHPSFRDLVGFGRRHIVANPTELTNDCLYQMGALQAFLHLLGGHLHHFKPHGSLYIHASKDRDFSYALISTLHKYDPNLPVYCMENTQTHAVAQELKHPFVREFYGDRDYGDDGQLVMVRRARAYTPEEVAQKVLQACEQGSVKSVSGKTIAVDFDSVCIHSDTPGALALIHATRKLLEEKGIKIQKPKIHKS; encoded by the coding sequence ATGAAGACAGAAGTTGATTTAAACAGCGACATGGGCGAGTGTTTTGGGCCTTGGGTGATCGGCGATGGCGTGGATGACAAAATCATGGAGCTTATCAGCAGTTGCAACATCGCGGCGGGCTTTCACGCCAGCGACCCGAATATCATGCGCCACTCTGTGGAGAACGCCCTAAAGCAAGGTGTGGCAATCGGGGTGCACCCAAGTTTTAGGGATTTGGTGGGCTTTGGGCGCAGACACATTGTGGCTAACCCCACAGAGCTTACCAACGATTGCCTTTACCAAATGGGGGCGTTGCAAGCCTTTTTACACCTACTAGGCGGGCATTTGCACCACTTCAAGCCCCATGGCAGTTTATACATACACGCTAGCAAGGATAGAGATTTTTCTTACGCACTCATCAGCACCTTGCATAAATATGACCCTAACTTACCCGTTTATTGCATGGAAAACACACAAACCCACGCCGTAGCACAAGAGTTAAAACACCCCTTTGTGCGGGAGTTCTACGGGGATCGTGATTATGGCGATGATGGGCAACTGGTGATGGTGCGCCGTGCCCGTGCCTACACCCCCGAAGAGGTCGCCCAAAAAGTCTTGCAAGCGTGCGAGCAGGGCAGTGTTAAAAGCGTGAGCGGTAAAACCATCGCTGTGGATTTTGACTCTGTCTGTATCCACAGCGACACCCCGGGGGCTTTGGCTCTCATCCACGCCACAAGAAAACTCTTAGAAGAGAAGGGCATTAAAATCCAAAAACCTAAAATCCATAAATCTTAA
- a CDS encoding NAD(P)-dependent oxidoreductase: MLGLVKESMDCEFRVGLVPHDVAQLTPHFKVMVEEGAGVMSGYNDEAYAQVGAKIVGTKKAWAQQVVVKCKEPLEGEYALLTEGATLFSYLDLAYNKPLAQMFIEKKITSLCTETLAGPKNNYPVLAPMSVIAGQLAAHFVQHYLLGLEHLPGVFGLGVLLGGLAGQARAKVVVVGGGVVGLEAAKSLSLAGARVVILELDPLKLQEHPYKQLYHLEVLAVHEENIKDALNGAVGLVGAVLITATSTPKVILKRHLALMQKGGVVVDVACDLGGCVETIRQTSHSQPVYSQEGLLHYGVPNMPGVVAKTSSIAYSQASLPYLRHFLQYGLKGFLEANTREVANTLGALSAHQGYLTQEGIARAFGLPFKSAVVVLNGL, from the coding sequence ATGTTAGGGTTAGTCAAAGAAAGCATGGATTGTGAGTTTAGGGTGGGACTCGTCCCCCACGATGTGGCACAGCTCACCCCACATTTTAAGGTCATGGTAGAAGAGGGGGCGGGGGTGATGAGTGGCTACAACGATGAAGCTTACGCTCAGGTGGGGGCTAAAATTGTGGGGACTAAAAAGGCATGGGCGCAACAAGTGGTGGTCAAGTGCAAAGAACCTTTAGAGGGTGAATACGCCTTGCTTACAGAGGGAGCGACTCTTTTTAGCTACCTAGATTTGGCCTACAACAAACCCCTAGCGCAAATGTTTATCGAGAAAAAAATCACCTCCCTTTGCACAGAAACCTTAGCCGGACCCAAGAACAACTACCCCGTGCTCGCCCCTATGAGTGTCATTGCCGGGCAACTCGCCGCCCATTTCGTGCAGCATTACTTACTCGGCTTAGAGCATTTGCCCGGGGTCTTTGGGCTTGGGGTGCTTTTGGGCGGTTTGGCAGGGCAGGCAAGGGCTAAGGTCGTGGTTGTGGGTGGGGGCGTGGTGGGTTTGGAGGCGGCAAAATCCTTAAGTCTAGCAGGCGCACGGGTAGTTATCTTGGAGCTAGACCCCTTAAAATTACAAGAGCACCCCTACAAACAACTTTATCATTTAGAAGTCCTCGCTGTGCATGAAGAGAACATCAAAGACGCTTTAAATGGGGCGGTTGGGCTTGTGGGGGCAGTGTTGATTACTGCCACAAGCACGCCTAAAGTCATTTTAAAACGCCATTTAGCCCTAATGCAAAAAGGGGGTGTGGTGGTGGATGTGGCTTGCGATTTGGGGGGTTGTGTGGAAACCATCCGCCAAACTAGCCACTCCCAGCCCGTGTATTCGCAAGAGGGCTTATTACACTATGGCGTGCCCAACATGCCCGGCGTGGTGGCTAAAACTAGCTCCATTGCTTACAGCCAAGCGAGTTTGCCCTATTTGCGGCACTTCCTACAATACGGACTTAAGGGCTTTTTAGAGGCAAATACTAGAGAGGTCGCTAACACCTTAGGGGCTCTTAGTGCCCATCAGGGCTACCTTACCCAAGAGGGGATCGCTAGGGCGTTTGGCTTGCCTTTTAAGAGCGCAGTCGTCGTGCTAAATGGTCTTTAA
- a CDS encoding beta-ketoacyl-ACP synthase II, translating to MVNALGLNKEDAFSAIVKGKCGVKEITSFDTTGFPVRIAAEITNFDPASVMNLKDVKKAGRFIQLALLAAKEAVFESQILQEGKCPQEWAERMGISSASGIGGLGNIEANSIYCFDKGPRKVNPFFITSALVNMIGGFVSIEYGFKGPNLSSVTACAAGTHAIIEAYKTIVLEGADRMLVVGAESTICPVGIGGFASIRALSNRNDEPLKASRPFDKERNGFVMGEGAGALVLEEYESAKSRGAPICVELVGYGESGDACHITAPAPEGEGAYRAMKQALHMASKVGAKVGYVNAHGTSTGYNDLYETIALKNVFGGKENVPPVSSTKGQIGHCLGAAGAIEAVISIMAMQEGILPPTINQETPDPQCDLDYIPNEARQAKLEAVMSNSFGFGGTNGVVIFKAL from the coding sequence ATGGTCAATGCCCTAGGATTGAATAAGGAAGATGCTTTTAGTGCCATTGTCAAGGGCAAATGCGGGGTGAAAGAGATCACCAGCTTTGACACCACCGGCTTTCCCGTGCGGATCGCCGCCGAGATCACCAACTTTGACCCCGCCTCGGTGATGAATTTAAAAGATGTCAAAAAAGCCGGGCGTTTCATACAACTCGCCCTTTTGGCAGCCAAAGAGGCGGTTTTTGAGAGCCAAATTTTACAAGAGGGCAAATGCCCGCAAGAGTGGGCTGAACGCATGGGCATTAGCTCTGCCTCTGGTATCGGGGGGCTTGGTAACATTGAAGCCAACTCCATTTATTGCTTTGACAAGGGCCCACGCAAGGTGAACCCCTTCTTCATCACCTCGGCTTTGGTAAACATGATCGGGGGCTTTGTATCCATTGAGTACGGCTTTAAAGGTCCCAATCTCTCTAGCGTCACCGCTTGCGCTGCCGGCACGCACGCCATCATCGAGGCGTATAAAACGATCGTGCTCGAGGGGGCAGATCGCATGCTTGTGGTGGGGGCAGAATCTACGATTTGCCCTGTGGGCATCGGGGGCTTTGCCTCCATCCGCGCGCTCTCCAACCGCAACGATGAGCCTTTAAAAGCCTCCCGCCCCTTTGATAAAGAGCGCAATGGTTTTGTGATGGGCGAGGGTGCGGGGGCTTTGGTTTTAGAAGAGTATGAGAGTGCAAAAAGCCGAGGTGCGCCCATTTGTGTCGAGCTTGTGGGCTATGGCGAGAGTGGGGACGCCTGCCACATCACCGCCCCCGCTCCCGAGGGCGAGGGGGCTTACCGCGCCATGAAACAAGCCTTGCATATGGCAAGCAAAGTCGGGGCGAAAGTGGGCTATGTCAACGCCCATGGCACCAGCACGGGCTACAACGACCTTTACGAAACCATCGCTTTAAAAAATGTCTTTGGGGGCAAGGAAAATGTCCCCCCTGTTAGCTCCACCAAGGGGCAAATCGGGCATTGCTTGGGTGCGGCTGGAGCGATTGAAGCGGTGATCTCTATCATGGCAATGCAAGAGGGTATACTGCCCCCCACGATCAACCAAGAAACCCCCGATCCTCAATGCGATTTGGACTACATCCCCAACGAGGCAAGGCAAGCCAAGTTAGAGGCGGTGATGAGCAATTCCTTTGGGTTTGGGGGGACCAATGGCGTGGTGATCTTCAAAGCCTTGTAG
- the rocF gene encoding arginase, with product MILVSLTAEIGASKHGSSVGVLRLKERLLEKHSEISEHMVLIRQKQCFLEDFFRFAKNFEDYYFFCKDNLIPSMRAVFKKGEFPIILSAEHSGAFGIVQALRAVHSNKKIGILYIDAHADMHTAYDSSSGNLHGMPLGMILNKTHTGQNALNSQEIEYWERLCVLDLPKGALEFNPKHLVYFGVRSTEASERKAIKDYQIPLFSVTEIKENTPSVVAQSLKHLESVDLVYLSLDIDVLDGKIFSSTGVRENNGLSPEELKELFNGLLRAFKERLAGVEITEYNPELWEGKNPDEEIIWGLLEDAVCVVGGKC from the coding sequence ATGATTTTAGTGTCTTTAACCGCTGAAATTGGGGCGAGCAAACACGGCAGTAGTGTGGGCGTGCTTAGGCTTAAAGAGAGGCTGCTTGAAAAGCACTCTGAAATTAGCGAGCATATGGTCTTGATCCGCCAAAAGCAATGTTTCTTGGAGGATTTTTTTAGATTTGCTAAGAACTTTGAGGATTATTACTTTTTTTGCAAGGATAACCTCATACCTAGCATGCGTGCAGTTTTTAAAAAGGGGGAGTTTCCCATTATTTTGAGTGCCGAACACTCAGGGGCGTTTGGCATCGTACAAGCTTTGCGCGCCGTGCATTCAAACAAAAAAATAGGCATTTTATACATAGATGCGCATGCTGACATGCACACAGCTTATGACAGCAGCTCGGGCAATTTGCACGGCATGCCCCTTGGCATGATCTTAAATAAAACCCACACAGGGCAAAATGCTCTAAACTCCCAAGAAATCGAGTATTGGGAGAGGCTATGTGTTTTAGACTTACCCAAGGGCGCGTTAGAGTTTAATCCCAAGCATTTAGTGTATTTTGGGGTGCGGAGCACGGAGGCGAGCGAGCGCAAAGCAATAAAAGATTACCAAATCCCGCTTTTTAGCGTGACTGAAATTAAGGAAAACACACCCAGCGTGGTGGCACAAAGTCTAAAGCATTTAGAGAGCGTGGATTTGGTGTATTTGAGTTTAGACATCGATGTCTTAGACGGCAAGATTTTTAGCTCTACGGGGGTGAGGGAGAACAATGGGCTAAGCCCAGAGGAGTTAAAAGAGTTGTTTAATGGGCTTTTAAGGGCGTTTAAAGAGCGTTTAGCCGGGGTAGAGATCACCGAGTATAACCCAGAGCTTTGGGAGGGCAAGAACCCCGATGAAGAAATTATTTGGGGCTTGCTAGAAGATGCTGTGTGTGTGGTGGGTGGAAAATGTTAG
- a CDS encoding exo-alpha-sialidase, whose amino-acid sequence MHSASLIALDRHILLAAYFGGSKEGQSDVCVWGNLYNTQNKQWSKAFKLLSASDLSRQAHEFVKILGNPVLYAHKDKLYLFVVGASLGGWATSRIYVLNTPLNKPKALHYEQTLHLSPFLNISHLVRNPPTPTTDGGFILPIYHELARKSPVLLKFDNKAHLQFLLKPNSLKQQLQPSLVPYKHCAFVAFRSYKTTHFYTQTCLDFWHWQPPRLSNLKNFDSANALFNANGELYLIYNQALPKNPNARSALRLARFNATSGTFMPLKILDTSQRGEVSYPAVLIFNNQVHVLYTKERKAIAHLVFNLAYLKSL is encoded by the coding sequence ATGCATTCAGCGAGTCTAATCGCCCTAGATCGCCACATTTTACTCGCCGCCTATTTTGGAGGGAGTAAAGAAGGGCAAAGTGATGTTTGCGTTTGGGGCAATCTTTACAACACACAAAACAAGCAATGGAGCAAGGCGTTTAAGCTTTTATCTGCTAGCGATCTTAGCCGACAAGCCCACGAGTTTGTGAAAATCCTAGGCAATCCCGTGCTTTACGCACATAAGGACAAGCTGTATTTATTTGTGGTGGGGGCGAGTTTGGGTGGGTGGGCGACTTCTAGAATCTATGTGTTGAACACACCTTTAAATAAGCCCAAAGCTTTACACTACGAGCAAACCTTGCACCTAAGCCCCTTTTTGAATATTAGCCACTTGGTGAGAAATCCCCCGACCCCGACCACAGACGGGGGCTTTATCCTCCCCATTTACCACGAATTAGCCCGAAAATCCCCCGTGCTCTTAAAGTTCGACAATAAAGCGCATTTACAATTCTTGCTAAAGCCAAACTCTTTAAAGCAACAATTACAACCGAGCCTAGTCCCCTATAAACATTGCGCTTTTGTGGCGTTTAGAAGTTACAAGACCACGCATTTTTACACCCAAACTTGTTTAGACTTTTGGCACTGGCAACCCCCACGCTTAAGCAATCTTAAAAATTTTGACAGCGCAAACGCCCTTTTTAACGCTAATGGGGAGTTGTATCTCATTTATAATCAAGCTTTGCCTAAAAACCCGAACGCACGAAGTGCCTTGCGTTTAGCCCGCTTCAATGCCACAAGTGGGACATTTATGCCTTTAAAGATTTTAGACACAAGCCAAAGAGGAGAAGTGAGTTACCCCGCTGTGTTGATCTTTAATAATCAAGTGCATGTCCTCTACACCAAAGAGCGCAAAGCCATCGCCCACTTGGTATTTAACCTTGCATATTTAAAGAGTTTATAG
- the acpP gene encoding acyl carrier protein, with translation MALFEDVQAVIVEQLNVNASQVTEEADFIKDLNADSLDVVELIMALEEKFGIEIPDEQAEKIKTVGDAIRFIQDNKLA, from the coding sequence ATGGCTTTATTTGAAGATGTGCAGGCAGTGATCGTAGAGCAGTTAAATGTGAATGCATCGCAGGTTACAGAAGAGGCGGACTTTATCAAGGATTTAAACGCGGACTCGCTCGATGTGGTGGAGCTCATCATGGCCCTTGAAGAAAAATTTGGGATCGAAATCCCCGATGAGCAAGCTGAAAAGATCAAAACTGTGGGTGATGCGATCCGCTTCATTCAAGACAACAAACTCGCTTAA